The genome window TAACCAAAATGAAGGCTGTTTAGAAACCTTAATGTTAAATTTTTACAAAAAAGCCAATTTTTTACAACCACTTATTATTTACCTAAAAGAAAAAAATTGTGATGATAAAGCCATAGTTGCCGCTTGCCGTTTTTGCTACAAAGAGCTGCCCGGTATACAATTTAACAACTTTGGAGACCCACTTTTTGATAGCCTTAAAGCCACCATTCAGCAAAATTTTCCCTTGCTTAATCCCTAGCAATTTGCTAAAATAGCCTATCTTTCTTAGGTAAGGCACAACTATGACAAACAAACTGCGTAACATTGGCATTATGGCCCACATCGATGCCGGCAAAACCACCACCAGCGAGCGTATCCTCTTTTACAGCGGCAAAAGCCACCGCTTGGGCAATGTGGACGATGGCAACACTCAGCTGGATTGGATGGAGCAAGAGCAAGAGCGCGGCATTACCATTCAAAGTGCGGCTACTACTTTAACGTGGCAGGGTTATCAAATTAACTTGGTAGACACGCCCGGCCATGTCGATTTTACTGCCGAAGTAGAGCGCAGTTTGCGTGTGCTTGATGGTGCGGTGGCCGTTTTTTGTGCCGTAGGCGGCGTACAGCCGCAAAGTGAAACGGTGTGGAAGCAGGCCAACAAATACAAGGTGCCGCGCCTAGCCTACATTAACAAAATGGACCGCATTGGCGCTAACTTTA of Spirochaetaceae bacterium contains these proteins:
- a CDS encoding GTP-binding protein; protein product: MTNKLRNIGIMAHIDAGKTTTSERILFYSGKSHRLGNVDDGNTQLDWMEQEQERGITIQSAATTLTWQGYQINLVDTPGHVDFTAEVERSLRVLDGAVAVFCAVGGVQPQSETVWKQANKYKVPRLAYINKMDRIGANF